The genomic window GAAGGTGCTTTTTAAACAGCTCCGCTATCTCTTTTGGATCATTTTTAAACACACCGCATCCCCAGGCTCCTAAAATCAGGGTTTCATTTCCCTGATGTAATGCCAACGCCAGCATTTTCTCCGTTCTGACATCCATGGCTCCGAAAATTTCACCGGCTCTTTCCGGTTCCTGACGTTTTACCACTCCCGCGTTTACTGCCGGAGAGGTGATGAAATTGCACAAAACCGGCTTCCGCAACAACTCCCCTTTGTCCTTACGAAAGACCGGGACTTTCGGGCTGTAAATCATCATGTCGGTATAAAAACAGGATTCCATCTCCCGGTGGATTTTATAATAATCCCAGGCCTGGAGCAAACTTTCATGTAATCCCGAAGTTCTCGCCAGGCTCTCCTCCTGTGCTTCAGCTCCGTTGATGAAGCCGCCACCGGGGTTTTTAGCCGAGGCAAAATTCAGGCACATGATTTTTTCCTGGTCTTCCTCTTCCGCAAGCTGTAGAATGGCTTTCAGGGAACTGCATCTCCAGACTTCAAACCGGGTCTCAAAATATTTTTCAGGAACTTCTTTTTCAGTAAGTTCCGCAAGTGCTTCGGAAGAAAACAGAACGGTTCCTTTCGTAGAAGCTTCCAATTCGTTTTCGATGCTTATTTTTTCGTTGTTTCCGTTGATATAATATTTCCTGGCTAAGATTTCCAAGGTATCTTTTGCCATTCCTTTATTGGTCATGGTAAGTTTTTTAATGTTAATAATAAATTTTCAATGGCTGCATGCGCCGTTTCTTTGAAGTCTTTTCCGATAAAAACCTGAGTGACTTCAATTTTTCCGCTGATTGCCTGATTGAACGCTTCCAGCTCTTCCGCCGGAACCCAAAGCTCATTATGGTTTTTCGCCCCTACATTTCGGGAAGGGTATTTGTTAACCGTTTCTTCCAGCACTTCAAATCGGGTGACAAATCCCAAATAATTTCCGGCTTCATCGCGCGTATTCCATTTTTCTACAATTTCGGAAGCATAGTCTTCATTCAGCACAGGATAGAAAATCGGCTGCCATTCCAGTCTAGGAGGAAATGCCTTGTAATCGTTTTCAATGATTAAAAGCATTTCTTTTTCTCCGACCGGCCTGTATAAGGTTTGTGTTTTCATGGTTATTTTATATTAAATTTCGGCTCAAGCTATTGAATATTTTCTTTTTAAAATGGGCTAAAGCCCATTCCTATTGATAAAATGATTACAGTCTATTCAAGATCATAAACATACACTTCTATACCATTTTCCAGCAACGTACTTTGAATAATCGGTTCGACTTCTTTCCATTTTCCTCCTGCGAGACCACAGCCGATCCTTGGCATATGGATGCTTGCCTTTAATGACAAAGCTTCATCAACAAGTTTTTTCAGGCAGCTTTCAACTGCTTCATACCGGATCGGAGGTATTCCTTTTGAAGTGGTGACGGTTTTATGCTGACCGATCATATTGCATACCCAGAGATTTTCTTCTACCTGAACCATTTGGATTTCTCCCAGATTAAAATGAGTTCCTCTTTTATACCAGTCCCGGTAATTATCCTCAGGCTTCTTCCATCTTTTGGAAATAGCCAGAACAAATCCTTTTCCCCAGCCTCCAATATCGTTGCAGATATGGGCAATGATTTGAGTTCCTGCTGTTGACGGGTCTGTAGCGTCGCCTTTTATATATCTGATTTCTTTCATGATGTTATAATTTAATTCTTCCTAGGCTCACGCATTTTTCAATGTTTTTAAGCGTTCCGCTTTTTCTTGTTCGTCGGAGTTAAAATCAACAGCCAAAAAATGAGTGCAGTTTGAAATCCCGAAGTTATCTCTTTCAGCATCGGAAACAAATCCGCCTACCGTCTTCCATTTTGAAGCTTTATTCCTGAAAGTATTAACATAATATCTGGGCCGATCCTTCACATGAATAATGGCAACATTTTCAGTTTTATCCTTTAGATATTCCATCATCATGGTATCGGTTCCGGTAAAATCACCAATGATAAATTCGCATTCGGAAACTGGTGTTCCTGTCAGCGGATCAATATAAAACCGGTGAAAGTTTTCCCATGAGAGATTCCCATTTCCAAATACAAATATTTTTTTATTCATTATCGATTTACTTTATTCATTTATCTTTCTAAAATCCTTTGAATACGGAGAAAAAGATCGCCAAATTTCATCAAACTTGACGTTCAGTTTTCCGGGTTCAAAAGATTCGTCCAACTGATCGAGGCAGGTAACCACCAGATTTTTCCGGTGGGCAAGGCCGTAGCCTTCATCTACCTTTAAGGCATAATCCAGCAGCTGGTAATCCAGACCTCCGGTACGGAAGGCTCCCTGATAGTCATTGAACGTACAGGTTTCCTCTTCATTGTTCCGTAACGGAATCTCTTTTTCATTACTCATCCAGCCGTTTCCGTGACGGGTGCCATAGTTTCTTGTAACATAGAACATTTCGATATGATCGATTCCCAGTTGACTGCATACTTCGTAGGCATTTTTTGAAGTGGTATGGGCATAGGTCACATTCGGAAATATGCCGTGGTCCATATCCAGCAGGATTCCCTGGCTGCCTTCAAAAATCAGATGGTCAAAACTTTTCAGGTAGCCGTAGCCTTCGATATTCCATTCCATCTCATCGACAGCATGAAGAAAATCATCCAGTGCCTGCTGTATTTCTTCGCCTTCGGAAAAGCCGTAATACAAAGCGATGCCTTTCAGCTTTTCGATCAGCATCGGTCTCGGCGCGATCAGGTCGGCCGCAAACAGCCGGTAAGGGCTTTCATGCCTTTTCATCGTGGCACCGACTCCTTTTCCGCAGGTTCCGTGCTCCGTATTCCGTAGGTCTCTCCTGTTGTGAAGGACATCAAACGGCGTTGTTACTTTAGCCAGCGGATGGATATGAAGTCTGGTATTCCCGTTTTTGTCTTTCAGTTCCTTCCATTCATTATACATAAAAATAGGATGGATGGTGCAATGCTCGGTAAAATAGGACGGTAGTCCACGCAACGCCCCGCTGCAAAAGCTGGAATGGACATGCTTCCGGTCACCGATCATCACGGTGTGCGCCGCCTGCTGCCCTCCCGAAAAGCGGATGACCACGGCCTCCGGATCCCGGGCTGCGAGGAAATCGGTGGTGGTGCCTTTGCCTTCATCCCCGAATCCCAGTCCTATAACGATTTCTGCAGTTTTCATCTTAAAAATCTCTGAATCATTCCGCTCCATCCTTCCTGGTGTTCTTCTTCTGCATGCTGGCCGGCCTTACAGGTTTTGCAGACAATTTCCTTGATCACATACGGAACATCCCGGTAATCGGTAATCGATACACAATTTCTTCCCAGCAGGTCTTTCCATCCGCGGTCGGCCCGCATCGCATGGTCTGAGTGAAGGACATTGATGTGGTAGACTTCATATTTCTTTCTTGCCTCAGCCAGAAGTTCCTTATGGGTAAAAGTCTGCTGGCCGGCTCCCATAATCTCCCGGATCGCAGAGGCAGGAAGGGTTTTCAGGCAGGGCTCGTCACCCACGGTAAACAGCAATCCTCTCTGTCCTCTTTTTTCAAAAGCATCGGTGCGGGTATGGAAAGCGGCAAAATACCAGGCCAGCAGGTAACTTTCCCCGCCGTTTCCGCCGCCTCCGGATTCAATATAGGTTCTCGTAAGCCACATATCCAGCTCTTCGTCACCGGATTCAAATTGCCCCACCTGCAACGGATAATTGTCGCATTCGTGATCCCCGATTCCCATAAAGAGGAGTGCGGCATCCGGAACCCCACCCTGGATAATTCCGCCCATCAGCTTCGGAAGGCCTTCCTGGATCAGGTTATACGGAATATGGCCCATGCTTCCGGTAACATCCAGTCCTAAAATAATCGGAAATGATTCCGGGTGTACGGATGAATCCCGGGCTTCCCTGAAGAAGACGCCGTTCGGGTTCATTGATTCATGTGCTCTTCTTTCCGCGTTCTGAGTGAAAATTTCACCTGCACTTTTCGATGCATATCCCATCTTTCTTGCTCTGTCGAAACGAGCGTCCATGTCGTATCTTGTACTTCCCATAACGTAAATTTTAGTTAAAGACTGTTTTTATAGTTACCCGCTGCATTTCGGGCTTTAATGCAATACGGAAGTTAATTCTATCCGTTTATTGTTCTCTTGTGTACATAATGTCCGTCCTCAGCACATATTTCAGTCCGCTGATCAGCGTTTTCCCTTCGTGTCTTAACGGATGATGGAAAACCAGTGCGGAACCCTTTTTCGGAGCGACGGTGAACAACCCTTCAAATTCGGTTTCCCCACCTTCAAAATTATCATTCAGATAAATCAGGAAGGTGTAAAAACTTTTTTCGTTTTCATTCCTGATATAGCTTCCGTCGCGGTGCATTTTGAACCGTTGTCCGGCCGAATATTTGTAGATCCTGAACATTTCATTGAAGCCTGAAACTTTATAGGTTTCATGGATCTGAGGAAGAAATCGGGCGGCTCTTTGAAACAGGTTTTCAGCCAGTTCATTATCGAAAACCATCAGCCGGTCGTTGTTTCGGATGCCTTTGCTCATCACCTGCCTTCCCTGCATATTGATCTTTGCTTCTTCAAAAATTTTGTCTTTTGTCAGATCAATATAATGGTCGCATTCTTCATTCGTCAGGAAATTTTCGATCAGAAAGATTTCCGGATGCAGTATTGTCTTTTCCATAATATCAGGTGTTTGGTTTGTGTTTTTACTTTCTCAGTTCGTCCCGTACTTCCATCAAAGCAAATCCCAGGAGATTTTCACCGTTCCACTGCGATGGATTTAGGGCTTTGGAATTGGTTTCCGGCATTCCGATGCCCCAGATGGTATCGTAAGGGCTGGCTTCCACCAAAACTTTATCTTCCGTAGACAGCAAAAATTCTTTAAGTGCTTCATTTTGCGCAAACTTCAGCAGGTTTCCCTGTTTTACGATCTCATATTTATGCTCATCCCAAAACTGCAGATCAAAATTTTCGACTTTTCTTCCCAGTTTTTTAACCAGATTCGGAGTCTCAGACTGTATGATCTGTTCTAAAGTTTCGTCATCTTTAAACAAACTTGCCTTTCCGGCCATCATATAATGTTCAGCAGTCCTGTAGATGATGCCGTCTTCCTGAAACTCAGCAGGAAACCACTGGCTGAAACAGGCTTTGGTCACTTGCTCTTTTACCGTATGTCCCCAGAAAAACAGAAAATCCGGTTTTTCCTGATGATTAAATCTTTCAATGATATATTGTACGGTGTATTTCATTATTGCGTTATTTTTACACAAATTTAAAGGAATAGGGTTTTACTAACCAAATTAATTTGCGTTAATTTTACGCTAAAATAATTAATTGGTTGATTTTCAACGATAAAAATTTTCAATTTAAACACGAATGGCACAAATGTCTTTCACAAATGACGCGAATTATGATCTGTTTGATCAGGTTTAAATAAAATTCAAGCTTAATCTGGATTGTGCATCCGATAAGTTCCCGAGAGAATTAGAGTACTATTAAAAGATTACCTTCTTATTTGTTTACGCTGTATATAGCAGCAAACAAGAATTCATTGTGAAAATTCGTGTAAGTATTTGTGTTAAAAACTACTTCAGTTCAAAATAAAATCCCTGTTCTTCCAGTTCCCTGTATTTTTCCTGGTTGAAGGTAAACATCTTTCCGGGTCTGCCGCTGCCTTCTTTTTTGAAGTTGTCGGTTTCATTCAGCAGGCCGTAGCTCATGATTTTTTTCCGGAAGTTGCGTCGGTCGATTTCCTGCCCGACAATCGTTTTGTAGAGGTTTTCCAGTTCGGAGAAGGCAAATTCCTCATTCAGCAGATTGAAGCCGATGGGTTGGTACTGGATTTTGGTTCGGAGTCTTTTTAATGCCGTATCGATAATAGTCTGATGATCGAAAGCCAGTTCGGGAAGGCTGTTAATGCCGAACCATTGGGCATCGTCCGCATCGGAATCGGCAGCCAGCTCGTGGTAAGACGGGGTTTACCAGCCCCAGATAGGTTACGGAAACCACCCGGTTCCGCGGATCGCGGCCTACATTGCCGAAGGTATAAAGCTGTTCCAGAAAATCGGGCTTTATACCGGCTTCCTCGCAAAGTTCGCGCTTTACCGCATCATCCAGGTTTTCATCATCCAGAACGAGTCCGCCCGGAAGCGCCCATCCGCCCTTGAAAGGCTCGATATTCCGCTGGATCAGGAGCACCTGAAGGTCTTTTTTATCGAAATACCCAAAAACCACCGCATCCACAGCTACTTTGATATCCTGTAATTTCTTTGAACCTGCCATAAATTAAATTTGCGTTGTGAGTACACAAAGTTACGGTTTAGTTAACATAAAAAAAATAATCTGAGTCATAAACGAAAAAATCCGCAGAGATTACCTGCGGACTTCACTTTTATCTTCTGCCTTTTTATCGGCTCTTTTATTTAGTCATTCAGCTTCAATACAGCCATAAATGCCGATTGCGGTACTTCTACCCTTCCGATCTGCTTAACTCTAAATATTCATTCTTATCAATCTTTCCAAGTCTTCATCCTCATTAGCTTTAGAAGAAACTGGTCTAACTTGACAAGCATATTTTCTTTCAGAATTAAAATATTCAGTATTCTCAGAGATTCTAAAAAATCTTCCTTGTAAAAACCTAGTTCCTGTTAAAATATTTAGACTAGTATTTCCAGAATTAACAATTTCAACAGATAAACATCCACAATACCCTGGTTGAACTATTGTCGATATAGACAATCCCAATCTACTAAAAGAACTTCTCAGATTTAGAACAGCATATACATTTTTAGGTAGTTTTACATATTCTAGAGTTGAAAATAGTGTTGGCTGTGATGGATGGATTAAAAATTCCTCTCCTAATTTCCTTCTAGTTTCTGTATAACTACTTTTAATTGATCTAGTTATATTATTGTTTTTAGTTGTATCAATAAAGGCATTTCTTCCTTGATGTTGTGTTAAGAAATCGGTTCCAATTCTAAAATCAAAACTAATTTCACCAAATTGCTTTTCATCTAAAATTGGAGTAATAAATAATTCTCTATTTTTTAAAAGCTCTTTTAGTTCTTCTTTAACAATAAGACTCATAAATTAAAGATTTTTCCATTTTGACACTACTATGTAATTAGAAATCGACTTTTCAACTAGATTATTTATTATATTATATCTCTGTTTTTTTGGAACCTTATTAAGTGTATTTGTTTCAGAATTATTCCAGAAATCCCAACCAAGTTTAAAAACAGCATGTAATTCATTATCAGAATTAATTTGCTGCGGTATAAATTCATTAAAGTCAGAACTATCTGCGTCAAAAACTTTATGTCTAATTTCAATTTTTTGCTTTGACTGAGCAGCTAAAACTAAGTTAAACTCATCAATTAAACTTATTGTTTCCTCGTTCAGAAATTTGTCCACAAACTCTACTCTTTTTTTTGTTGCAGGATGTGTTTGAGAATCAGATGTACCTGCCGAAATATAGTTTAAAAATAAATTAGAAGCATCATTTATATATTGCGCAGCAAAAACATCAGCAAAATATTCCATAGTGTGATTATGTTCCTGAATTTCAATATTCGTATAATTAGGCTTAAAACCATTTTTTTTGAAAAATATATTTTGACTAATATTTAATTCAATATCAATAAAATGTCCTAGTTCATGATAGAGCACTACTATAGATAGATAATCTCGAGAAAGGACACGAGGTAAAACAATTTTTATTAATCTTTTTGAGATTTTTAGCTCATATAACTTTTCAATTGTATCATTCATTAATTTAAAAAATTCAACATTCTCACCCATAAAGTAAAAATCTAAATTTCTATTTGATAATGATGTTGCAATAATAAAATTATCATCCGAAATCCAATCATCTAAAACTTTCTCTAAACAAGATACGGTTTCAAAAGGAATTAGGTTTAAAGTACTATTATCTAAAAATTCTAATGCTCCAAATATATAATTTAAAATTTGATAATGGACTCCTTTTAAATTATCATCATAATTTTCTATATCAGCATTTTTAATTGCTTCAAACAAGAAATACAATTCTTCAAAATACTTTTCTTTTTTTTTATCAGAATAAATATTCGCTTTACTTTTCGAAAAAATACCTTCCAATTGCAACAATTGTAACTCAATTGCCTTAACAGTCATAACAGTAATTCTTATTTAGCAATTCTATTATCTCTCTGTAAACAGAATTACTAATTTCTTGGTTGATGCATGAAAGTTCATCCTGATAGTACATTAGCAATGATGTAATCAAAAAATAATGCTGTCTTTCGGCTGAATAAATGTCTTTTTTATTTGCTGAAATTAATGCAGCTTCTTTGATAGCAGTATCCACTTGCTCTTTATACTCAGTATCCCCATTAATGATGTCAGACAAGATATTTATATAAAAAGGAGCCTGGCTTTGTTTTGAGTCAATTTGTGCTAGATACATAATTCATTATTTTTATCAAAGTTAATAAAATAATTATACCAAAATTTATCTTGATTATCTTTTTTAGTCATTCAGCTTCAGTACAGCCATAAATGCCGACTGCGGGACTTCTACCCTTCCGATCTGCTTCATTTTCTTTTTTCCTTCTTTCTGCTTCTCCAAAAGCTTTCTTTTTCTGGAAATATCTCCACCGTAACATTTTGCGGTAACGTCTTTTCTCAGTGCTTTGATGGTTTCCCTGGCAATTACCTTGGTTCCCAAAGCGGCCTGAACAGCAATATCGAACTGCTGTCTCGGGATCAGCTCACGGAGCTTTTCACACATTTTCTTACCGATATGATAGGCATTGGAATCGTGAATCAAAGATGATAAGGCATCCACCATATCGCCGTTGATCAGGATATCCATTTTTACCAGCTTGGAAGCCCTGAATCCGATCGGATGGTAATCGAAGGAAGCATATCCTTTGGAAATTGATTTGAGACGGTCATAGAAATCAAAAACTACCTCAGCCAACGGCATATTGAATACCAGCTCCACTCTTTCAGAAGTCAGGTAACTTTGGTTTACAATTTCCCCTCTTTTTTCGATACATAAGGTCATTACCGGACCTACGAAATCGGATTTGGTGATGATGGAAGCTTTGATAAATGGTTCTTCTACCCTGTCCATGATCGACGGGTCCATCATTTCAGACGGGTTGTTGATCAGGATCGGCACTTCCGGTTCTTTTTTGGAGTACCCGAAATACGATACGTTCGGTACCGTAGTGATCACGTTCATGTTGAACTCACGGTCCAGACGTTCCTGAACGATTTCCATGTGAAGCATTCCCAGGAATCCGCAACGGAACCCGAAACCAAGTGCAGCTGAACTTTCCGGCTCAAAAACCAGGGAAGCATCATTCAGCCTTAATTTTTCAAGGGAGAATCTCAATTCTTCAAAATCCTCGGAATCGATCGGGTAAATCCCGGCAAATACCATCGGCTTAACTTCCTCAAACCCTTCAATCGGTCCGGCAGCCGGCTTATCGAATGAAGTGATGGTATCCCCTACTTTTACTTCACGGGCATCCTTGATTCCGGAAACCAGGTAACCTACGTCCCCGCACTCAACGGTTTTCTTAGGAACCTGCTTCAGCTTTAACGTTCCTACCTCATCAGCCCCGTATTCTTTTCCGGTTGCGAAAAATTTAATCTTTTCGTTTTTCGTAATGCTTCCGTTTACTACTTTGAAATACGCTTCAATTCCTCTGAAAGGGTTGTATACCGAGTCAAAGATCAAAGCCTGAAGCGGTGCATCCGGATCACCTACCGGTGCCGGAATTCTTTTTACGATCTGTTCCAGAAGGTCATGTACCCCTTCTCCGGTTTTTCCGGAAACC from Chryseobacterium sp. SORGH_AS_0447 includes these protein-coding regions:
- a CDS encoding macro domain-containing protein, coding for MKEIRYIKGDATDPSTAGTQIIAHICNDIGGWGKGFVLAISKRWKKPEDNYRDWYKRGTHFNLGEIQMVQVEENLWVCNMIGQHKTVTTSKGIPPIRYEAVESCLKKLVDEALSLKASIHMPRIGCGLAGGKWKEVEPIIQSTLLENGIEVYVYDLE
- a CDS encoding adenylosuccinate synthetase is translated as MKTAEIVIGLGFGDEGKGTTTDFLAARDPEAVVIRFSGGQQAAHTVMIGDRKHVHSSFCSGALRGLPSYFTEHCTIHPIFMYNEWKELKDKNGNTRLHIHPLAKVTTPFDVLHNRRDLRNTEHGTCGKGVGATMKRHESPYRLFAADLIAPRPMLIEKLKGIALYYGFSEGEEIQQALDDFLHAVDEMEWNIEGYGYLKSFDHLIFEGSQGILLDMDHGIFPNVTYAHTTSKNAYEVCSQLGIDHIEMFYVTRNYGTRHGNGWMSNEKEIPLRNNEEETCTFNDYQGAFRTGGLDYQLLDYALKVDEGYGLAHRKNLVVTCLDQLDESFEPGKLNVKFDEIWRSFSPYSKDFRKINE
- the lepA gene encoding translation elongation factor 4 codes for the protein MKNIRNFCIIAHIDHGKSTLADRLLEYTNTVSQRELQSQTLDDMDLEKERGITIKSHAIQMDYELNGEKYILNLIDTPGHVDFSYEVSRSIAACEGALLIVDAAQSIQAQTISNLYLALENDLTIIPILNKIDLPSANPEEVTDEIMNLIGCDYEDVLRVSGKTGEGVHDLLEQIVKRIPAPVGDPDAPLQALIFDSVYNPFRGIEAYFKVVNGSITKNEKIKFFATGKEYGADEVGTLKLKQVPKKTVECGDVGYLVSGIKDAREVKVGDTITSFDKPAAGPIEGFEEVKPMVFAGIYPIDSEDFEELRFSLEKLRLNDASLVFEPESSAALGFGFRCGFLGMLHMEIVQERLDREFNMNVITTVPNVSYFGYSKKEPEVPILINNPSEMMDPSIMDRVEEPFIKASIITKSDFVGPVMTLCIEKRGEIVNQSYLTSERVELVFNMPLAEVVFDFYDRLKSISKGYASFDYHPIGFRASKLVKMDILINGDMVDALSSLIHDSNAYHIGKKMCEKLRELIPRQQFDIAVQAALGTKVIARETIKALRKDVTAKCYGGDISRKRKLLEKQKEGKKKMKQIGRVEVPQSAFMAVLKLND
- a CDS encoding ADP-ribosylation/crystallin J1 produces the protein MKTQTLYRPVGEKEMLLIIENDYKAFPPRLEWQPIFYPVLNEDYASEIVEKWNTRDEAGNYLGFVTRFEVLEETVNKYPSRNVGAKNHNELWVPAEELEAFNQAISGKIEVTQVFIGKDFKETAHAAIENLLLTLKNLP
- a CDS encoding TIGR02452 family protein: MTNKGMAKDTLEILARKYYINGNNEKISIENELEASTKGTVLFSSEALAELTEKEVPEKYFETRFEVWRCSSLKAILQLAEEEDQEKIMCLNFASAKNPGGGFINGAEAQEESLARTSGLHESLLQAWDYYKIHREMESCFYTDMMIYSPKVPVFRKDKGELLRKPVLCNFITSPAVNAGVVKRQEPERAGEIFGAMDVRTEKMLALALHQGNETLILGAWGCGVFKNDPKEIAELFKKHLQGKYKNKFKRVVFAILSKKEEMIRPFEEIS
- a CDS encoding 2OG-Fe(II) oxygenase — translated: MEKTILHPEIFLIENFLTNEECDHYIDLTKDKIFEEAKINMQGRQVMSKGIRNNDRLMVFDNELAENLFQRAARFLPQIHETYKVSGFNEMFRIYKYSAGQRFKMHRDGSYIRNENEKSFYTFLIYLNDNFEGGETEFEGLFTVAPKKGSALVFHHPLRHEGKTLISGLKYVLRTDIMYTREQ
- the dcd gene encoding dCTP deaminase — its product is MSLIVKEELKELLKNRELFITPILDEKQFGEISFDFRIGTDFLTQHQGRNAFIDTTKNNNITRSIKSSYTETRRKLGEEFLIHPSQPTLFSTLEYVKLPKNVYAVLNLRSSFSRLGLSISTIVQPGYCGCLSVEIVNSGNTSLNILTGTRFLQGRFFRISENTEYFNSERKYACQVRPVSSKANEDEDLERLIRMNI
- a CDS encoding NADAR family protein; the protein is MKYTVQYIIERFNHQEKPDFLFFWGHTVKEQVTKACFSQWFPAEFQEDGIIYRTAEHYMMAGKASLFKDDETLEQIIQSETPNLVKKLGRKVENFDLQFWDEHKYEIVKQGNLLKFAQNEALKEFLLSTEDKVLVEASPYDTIWGIGMPETNSKALNPSQWNGENLLGFALMEVRDELRK